In Chryseobacterium gleum, a single genomic region encodes these proteins:
- a CDS encoding HAD family hydrolase: MKKLYCFDFDGTLTYKDTMFMYLKFYDSTKYRIQFLRHVPLFILLKLKLAETEKVKKSFIGSILKGQSQEKIEQKSKQFFEQHYPKIVRENALDFIKNIDRNNTQSLLVTASLDIWVKPFAEELKMELVSTRAEFKNGVFTGNFVGKNCNGKEKLIRIKEEINDSKYDKIIAFGDTSGDRPMLKWANEGHYQFFH; this comes from the coding sequence ATGAAAAAATTGTATTGTTTTGATTTTGACGGAACCCTGACGTATAAAGATACAATGTTTATGTACCTTAAATTCTACGATTCTACAAAATACCGTATACAATTTTTGAGACATGTACCGCTCTTTATCCTGCTAAAGCTGAAACTGGCTGAAACTGAAAAAGTGAAGAAAAGTTTTATCGGCTCTATTTTAAAAGGACAAAGCCAGGAAAAAATTGAACAGAAGTCTAAGCAGTTTTTTGAACAGCATTATCCTAAAATCGTAAGGGAGAATGCATTAGACTTTATAAAAAATATCGATAGGAATAATACACAGAGTTTATTGGTAACCGCTTCATTGGATATCTGGGTAAAACCTTTTGCCGAAGAACTTAAAATGGAGCTGGTTTCTACGCGGGCAGAGTTTAAGAACGGGGTTTTCACAGGAAATTTTGTAGGGAAAAACTGTAATGGGAAAGAAAAACTGATAAGAATTAAAGAGGAAATCAACGATTCAAAGTACGATAAAATTATTGCATTTGGAGATACTTCCGGAGATCGGCCAATGTTGAAATGGGCAAATGAAGGACATTACCAATTTTTTCATTAA
- a CDS encoding cysteine desulfurase family protein, with protein sequence MDKVYLDNAATTPLAEEVIDAMVGTMKMNFGNPSSTHSFGQEAKILIENVRRQVADYLHVTPAEIIFTSCGTESNNMIIKSSVEHLGVERIISSPLEHKCVSESILDMKSRKGVEVNYIRPNEKGDIDLAKLEELLKASDKKTLVSLMHANNEIGNIINLKQVAQLCKEYNALFHSDTVQTMAHMNLDFSDIPVDFASCSAHKFHGPKGAGFAFIRKATGLKGIITGGPQERSLRAGTENVCGIVGLGKALELSLNHMEEYTRHMQDIKDYAIERLSTEIEGIKFNGRSAEKENSLYTVLSALLPYKNPLIGLQLDMKGIAISQGSACSSGASKPSMVMMMVLSEDEMDHCTPLRISFSHMTTKSDIDALVNALKEISKDYTIEKTNVEHR encoded by the coding sequence ATGGATAAAGTATATTTAGATAATGCCGCAACCACTCCGCTTGCAGAAGAAGTTATAGATGCAATGGTTGGCACTATGAAGATGAATTTCGGAAACCCGTCTTCAACGCACAGCTTTGGACAGGAAGCAAAAATCCTTATTGAAAATGTAAGAAGACAGGTTGCAGACTATCTTCATGTAACTCCGGCTGAAATCATTTTCACTTCCTGTGGAACCGAATCCAACAATATGATCATCAAATCCTCGGTAGAACACCTTGGGGTAGAAAGAATAATCAGCTCTCCTCTGGAACACAAATGTGTTTCTGAAAGTATTCTGGATATGAAAAGCAGAAAAGGAGTAGAAGTAAACTATATCCGTCCGAATGAAAAAGGAGATATTGATCTTGCTAAATTAGAAGAGCTTTTAAAAGCATCAGATAAAAAAACACTGGTAAGCTTAATGCATGCCAACAATGAAATCGGAAATATCATTAATCTTAAACAAGTTGCCCAACTGTGCAAAGAGTATAATGCGCTTTTCCACTCGGATACCGTGCAGACAATGGCCCATATGAACCTTGATTTCTCTGATATCCCTGTAGACTTTGCTTCCTGTAGTGCCCATAAGTTTCACGGACCAAAAGGTGCCGGATTTGCATTTATCAGAAAGGCAACAGGATTAAAAGGAATTATCACCGGAGGACCCCAGGAAAGAAGTCTTAGAGCAGGGACTGAAAATGTTTGCGGTATCGTAGGGCTGGGGAAAGCATTGGAGCTTTCTCTGAATCATATGGAGGAATATACCCGCCATATGCAGGATATCAAAGATTATGCAATTGAAAGGCTTTCCACAGAAATTGAAGGAATAAAGTTCAATGGAAGAAGCGCTGAAAAGGAAAATAGTCTTTATACGGTTTTAAGTGCATTACTGCCTTATAAAAATCCATTGATAGGACTTCAGCTGGATATGAAAGGAATTGCAATTTCTCAGGGAAGTGCATGCTCGTCAGGAGCGTCAAAACCTTCAATGGTAATGATGATGGTGCTTTCTGAAGACGAAATGGATCACTGTACGCCATTGCGTATCTCTTTCAGCCATATGACGACCAAATCGGATATTGATGCATTAGTCAATGCACTGAAAGAAATTTCAAAAGATTACACTATAGAAAAAACTAATGTTGAGCATAGATAG
- the trxA gene encoding thioredoxin, which translates to MALEITDSSFQDTVLKSDKPVLVDFWAVWCGPCRTLGPIIEEVASDFEGKAVVGKVDVDNNQEISMQYGIRNIPTVLIFKNGEVVDKLVGVAPKEVIAEKLSAHL; encoded by the coding sequence ATGGCTTTAGAAATTACAGACAGCTCATTTCAGGATACGGTTTTAAAATCAGACAAACCGGTATTAGTAGACTTCTGGGCAGTATGGTGTGGACCTTGCAGAACTTTAGGACCAATCATCGAAGAAGTAGCATCAGATTTTGAAGGTAAAGCAGTAGTTGGGAAAGTAGATGTGGATAACAACCAGGAAATCTCTATGCAGTATGGTATCAGAAATATTCCTACAGTTCTTATCTTTAAAAACGGAGAAGTAGTAGATAAATTAGTAGGTGTAGCTCCAAAAGAAGTAATCGCTGAAAAATTAAGCGCTCACTTATAA